One genomic window of Struthio camelus isolate bStrCam1 chromosome 1, bStrCam1.hap1, whole genome shotgun sequence includes the following:
- the NTS gene encoding neurotensin/neuromedin N, translating into MRAQLVCVALLALAACSLCSDSEEEMKALEADLLTNMYTSKINRAKLPYWKMTLLNACNLINNINNQVGETAEVDEEDLISGRQFPAALDGFSLEAMLTVYQLQKVCHSRAFQHWELLQQDAFDLENSSQDKEIMKRKNPYILKRQLHVNKARRPYILKRSSYY; encoded by the exons ATGAGAGCCCAGCTGGTGTGCGTGgcgctgctggccctggccgcctgcagcctctgctcag ATTcagaagaggaaatgaaagcGTTAGAAGCAGATTTATTGACCAATATGTATACATCAAag ATTAACAGAGCAAAACTTCCTTACTGGAAAATGACTCTGCTAAATGCCTGCAATCTTATCAACAACATAAACAATCAAGTGGGGGAAACAGCAGAGGTAGATGAAGAAGATCTCATTTCAGGAAGACAGTTTCCCGCTGCTCTGGATGGCTTCAGCTTGGAAGCAATGCTGACAGTATATCAACTCCAGAAAGTTTGCCACAGCAGAGCCTTTCAGCATTGGGAG TTACTTCAGCAAGATGCTTTTGATCTAGAGAATTCAAGCCAAGATAAggaaataatgaagagaaaaaatcCCTATATTCTGAAACGACAACTACATGTGAACAAAGCTAGAAGACCATACATACTCAAGAGAAGTTCATATTACTGA